The following proteins are co-located in the Diaphorobacter sp. HDW4B genome:
- the fabB gene encoding beta-ketoacyl-ACP synthase I: MKKRVVITGAGIVSCIGNDLETVEASLRASRPGIKAMPEFAELGLRSQVAGIPEINLEERIDRKQLRFMGDAAAYAHIALTDAIAQAGLTPEQVSHPRTGLIMGSGGGSPANQIEAADTLRSKGIRRVGPYQVTRCMSSTVSACLSTNFAIKGINYSITSACSTSAHCIGAAAQQIAWGMQDVMFAGGGEELSWGMALLFDGMGAMSAKYNETPEKASRAYDANRDGFVIAGGGGAVVLESLEHALARGANILGEVVGFGATSDGEDMVAPSGTGAIACMRQAIDGLDGSIDYINTHGTSTPVGDVPELRAIREVFGSDIPAFSSTKSLTGHSLGATGVQEAIYCLIMLNKGFIAGSANVETLEPAAEGMPLVTETRDAPIRQALSNSFGFGGTNASLVLRRWDGK, from the coding sequence ATGAAGAAGCGTGTGGTGATCACGGGCGCGGGCATTGTCTCGTGCATCGGCAACGACCTTGAAACGGTGGAGGCATCGCTGCGCGCGAGCCGTCCCGGCATCAAGGCCATGCCTGAGTTTGCCGAACTGGGCCTGCGCAGTCAGGTCGCGGGCATTCCCGAGATCAATCTGGAAGAGCGCATCGACCGCAAGCAACTGCGCTTCATGGGCGATGCCGCGGCGTACGCGCACATCGCGCTGACCGACGCGATCGCTCAAGCTGGTTTGACGCCGGAGCAGGTCTCGCACCCGCGCACCGGCCTGATCATGGGCTCGGGCGGCGGCTCGCCAGCCAACCAGATCGAAGCGGCCGACACGCTGCGCAGCAAGGGCATTCGCCGCGTCGGGCCATATCAGGTCACGCGCTGCATGAGCTCGACGGTGTCTGCGTGCCTCTCGACCAATTTCGCGATCAAGGGCATCAACTACTCGATCACCTCGGCTTGCAGCACCTCGGCGCACTGCATCGGCGCTGCGGCGCAGCAGATCGCCTGGGGCATGCAGGACGTGATGTTCGCGGGTGGCGGCGAAGAGCTGTCATGGGGCATGGCGCTGCTGTTCGACGGCATGGGCGCGATGTCCGCCAAGTACAACGAGACGCCCGAAAAGGCCTCGCGTGCTTACGACGCCAACCGTGACGGCTTCGTGATCGCGGGCGGCGGCGGTGCCGTCGTGCTGGAAAGCCTGGAGCACGCGCTGGCGCGCGGCGCCAACATCCTCGGTGAAGTGGTCGGCTTTGGCGCGACCAGCGACGGCGAAGACATGGTGGCTCCATCGGGCACCGGCGCGATTGCCTGCATGCGCCAGGCCATCGATGGTCTGGACGGCTCCATCGACTACATCAACACGCACGGTACTTCGACCCCCGTGGGCGATGTGCCCGAACTGCGCGCGATCCGTGAAGTGTTCGGCTCGGATATTCCCGCGTTCTCGTCGACCAAGTCGCTGACCGGCCACTCGCTGGGCGCGACCGGCGTGCAGGAAGCGATCTATTGCCTGATCATGCTGAACAAGGGCTTTATCGCCGGTTCCGCCAACGTGGAAACGCTCGAGCCAGCCGCCGAAGGCATGCCGCTCGTGACAGAAACACGCGACGCACCGATCCGCCAGGCCCTGTCCAACAGCTTCGGCTTTGGTGGCACCAACGCTTCGCTCGTGTTGCGCCGCTGGGACGGCAAATAA
- the lnt gene encoding apolipoprotein N-acyltransferase: protein MQQTGVAPVDSAAHNAGGAWWLWPLVLVAGVAQALSLAWPWGGQPLWWLQLAALAAFVYAILQAPTPRRAGFMGWLFATSWLCGTFWWLFISMHTYGGLAAPLAVAAVLGLAAFLGGYYAIVVWLFRKRLPENRLHAAFFFAALWLIAELARGQWWTGFPWGAIGYAHVEGPLTGLARYVGVYGMCFAAAFIAASIAMWRSEDSSNQKWWIAVAGVLMVFGGLASQRKTELNAIDARHLSKPMSLALMQGQIPQDEKFQPGSGIPMALDWYAGRLREATAQLVVAPETAIPLLPKQLPTGYMEAVTERYTKDAGEQALLVGIPLGNFSDGYTNSVYGFAPGQGKPYQYDKHHLVPFGEFIPPFFRWFTEMMNIPLGDFNRGHIGQASFLWKGERIAPNICYEDLFGEELGARFVDPAAAPTFMVNLSNIGWFGDSVAIDQHLAISRLRTLEFERPMVRATNTGATAVIDHRGQVTHRLENDKRGVLLAEVRGVNGPVTPFAWWVGRLGLWPLWGLALVMAVVLGIRRKGR, encoded by the coding sequence ATGCAGCAGACAGGCGTTGCGCCAGTTGATTCCGCCGCGCACAACGCTGGCGGTGCATGGTGGCTGTGGCCACTGGTATTGGTGGCCGGGGTGGCGCAGGCGTTGTCGCTGGCCTGGCCTTGGGGCGGGCAGCCGCTGTGGTGGCTGCAACTGGCCGCGCTGGCGGCTTTTGTCTATGCCATTCTTCAAGCCCCGACGCCGCGCCGCGCGGGCTTCATGGGCTGGCTGTTTGCGACGAGCTGGTTGTGCGGCACCTTCTGGTGGCTGTTCATCTCCATGCACACCTACGGCGGACTGGCCGCGCCGCTGGCCGTGGCTGCGGTGCTGGGGCTGGCGGCGTTTCTGGGTGGTTATTACGCGATCGTGGTCTGGCTGTTTCGCAAGCGTCTGCCTGAAAACCGACTGCACGCGGCATTTTTCTTTGCCGCGCTGTGGCTGATTGCTGAACTCGCTCGCGGCCAGTGGTGGACGGGTTTCCCTTGGGGGGCCATCGGCTACGCCCATGTGGAAGGCCCGCTGACCGGACTCGCGCGCTATGTGGGCGTGTACGGCATGTGCTTTGCCGCTGCCTTCATTGCGGCATCGATTGCGATGTGGCGCTCGGAAGATTCCAGCAACCAGAAATGGTGGATTGCCGTGGCCGGTGTGCTCATGGTCTTCGGCGGGCTGGCTTCGCAGCGCAAGACCGAGCTGAACGCAATCGACGCGCGCCATCTCTCCAAGCCCATGTCGCTGGCCTTGATGCAGGGGCAGATTCCGCAGGATGAAAAATTCCAACCCGGCAGCGGCATTCCAATGGCGCTGGACTGGTATGCAGGCCGTCTGCGCGAGGCGACGGCGCAACTGGTGGTCGCGCCCGAAACGGCGATTCCGCTGCTGCCCAAGCAGTTGCCGACCGGCTACATGGAAGCCGTGACCGAGCGCTACACCAAGGACGCCGGCGAGCAGGCGCTGCTGGTGGGCATTCCGCTGGGCAACTTCAGCGATGGCTACACCAACTCGGTCTACGGCTTTGCGCCGGGTCAGGGCAAGCCCTATCAATATGACAAGCACCATCTGGTGCCATTCGGCGAGTTCATTCCGCCGTTCTTCCGCTGGTTCACCGAGATGATGAACATCCCGCTGGGCGACTTCAACCGGGGTCACATCGGCCAGGCCTCGTTCCTGTGGAAGGGCGAGCGCATTGCGCCCAACATTTGTTACGAAGATTTGTTCGGCGAGGAGCTGGGTGCGCGCTTTGTTGATCCGGCAGCGGCGCCGACCTTCATGGTGAACCTGAGCAACATTGGCTGGTTCGGCGATTCCGTGGCGATTGACCAGCATCTGGCGATCAGTCGCCTGCGCACGCTGGAGTTCGAGCGCCCGATGGTGCGTGCAACCAACACTGGCGCGACGGCGGTGATCGATCATCGCGGACAAGTCACCCATCGCCTTGAAAATGACAAGCGCGGCGTGCTGCTGGCCGAGGTTCGTGGTGTGAACGGCCCTGTGACGCCGTTTGCGTGGTGGGTGGGCCGTTTGGGGCTTTGGCCGCTCTGGGGTTTGGCGCTGGTGATGGCTGTGGTGCTTGGAATCCGGCGAAAAGGTCGCTGA
- the fabA gene encoding bifunctional 3-hydroxydecanoyl-ACP dehydratase/trans-2-decenoyl-ACP isomerase translates to MTMADSFSYEQLIASGEGRLFTPDSGRLPLPPMLMFDRITHIDSDGGAHGLGKIVAELDVKPDLWFFACHFQGDPVMPGCLGLDAMWQLIGFYLTWLQLPGRGRALGAGEVKFTGEVGPDVKRVTYEIDIKRVIKRKLNMAIGDARLLADGKEIYVANDLRVGLFMREGNGQGAAA, encoded by the coding sequence CTGACAATGGCTGATTCCTTTTCCTATGAGCAACTGATCGCCTCCGGTGAGGGCCGGTTGTTCACGCCGGACAGCGGGCGCCTGCCCCTGCCTCCCATGCTGATGTTTGATCGCATCACCCACATCGACAGCGATGGCGGTGCGCATGGTCTGGGAAAGATCGTGGCCGAACTCGACGTCAAGCCCGATCTGTGGTTCTTTGCCTGCCATTTCCAGGGCGACCCGGTCATGCCCGGTTGCCTGGGCCTCGACGCCATGTGGCAGCTCATCGGTTTCTACCTGACCTGGCTGCAACTGCCCGGTCGCGGTCGCGCGCTCGGCGCGGGTGAAGTCAAGTTCACCGGCGAAGTCGGCCCCGACGTGAAACGGGTCACTTACGAAATCGACATCAAGCGTGTCATCAAACGCAAGCTCAATATGGCCATCGGCGACGCGCGTCTGCTCGCCGACGGCAAGGAAATCTACGTGGCCAATGACCTGCGTGTGGGCCTGTTCATGCGCGAAGGCAACGGCCAAGGGGCTGCAGCATGA